Below is a window of Macadamia integrifolia cultivar HAES 741 chromosome 8, SCU_Mint_v3, whole genome shotgun sequence DNA.
TGGGAGAAATGGTGGCTAAGGAGATGCTCAAATTGGATCCTCACCATTGTGGAGCCCATGTTTTTTTGTCCAATGTATATGCCTCCACTGGAAGGTGGGCCCAAGTTGAAGAGGTGAGGAGCTTCATGAAAGAGCAAAGAATTAGGAAACAACCGGGGTCTAGTTTAATGGAGTTGAATGGTGATGTTCATGAATTTATAGCAGGAGACCGATCTCACCCCCAGATAGGTCAAATACATAGGATGTTGGATGAGATTGCCAGGCTTCTGAGTCTTGAAGGTTATTTACCAGCTACCAGGGGAATTGCCTTGGATATagatgaggaagagaaagagcaGGCCTTGTCTCTACATAGTGAGAAGTTGGCTGTTGCTTTTGGATTGATTAACACCAAACAAGGGGCTGTCCTTCATATTGTAAGAACCTAAGGGTTTGTGGAGATTGCCATTCTGCCATGAAATTGATATCAAAAGTTTTCAATAGGCTTATAATCATCAGGGATCGTAGCCGTTTTCACCACTTTGAGGATGGTTCTTGTTCTTGTAGAGATTACTGGTGATAAGTGAAAATATTGAAGCTGGGTTACAGTTAAAGACTTTGAAACTGCTCTCTTAGATGGTAAGATTTTGAAAAAAGTTCCTAGACAATGCTATATAGTCTCAATTGTTAATATTTCTCTCTATGTTCCAGAACATCCAGACTCATAGTTTCTATATTTCTTGTCGAAAGCTAATTCTGTGGTGGACAATTGAGTGATCCTGCCACTTGAAGTTCTCAATGACTGTTTAACTTGACAACAATTTTTGTCATTTGTATTTGGTCCTACAGTGAATTTCCTATATTGGGCATTAGATAGTCCTTATGGATGTGAATTCAGACACCAGGGTTTGCTTCCATAATTAGGGACAGTGTCTCTCCATTTTGTGGTTTCTGACATCTCAATCTGAAGTTCTGTTGATGAGAACCTGAAGGTGTAGCAAaggtatgtgcatgtgctctgGTGCTTCATGatcaatttctttcttttctttttcaattcctCTATTCTTTCTGTAGTGTTCATGGTTAATTTTGGGAGCACCGATAGTTTAATCAGTCTCTAATGCAGTCCTTTTGGGCTTATGATTAATAAGTGGCCAATGTGTATGGATTCTGTGATGATGAGGTTGACAGATGGTGGGGACAATGGTATGATTTTAAGATTGTGACGTGTGGAAattatttggttgttctttaaTCTTTGTAGTTGAtcttattttcttcaatttacATCCAGGCTACCCTCTTAAAGCTGCGAAAGAATACAATGGGTGGAGGTGGTTCTGCAGCACATTCACTAACCAGAGTTTATTCGGCAAAAAGTAAATATTGAACTTTATATTTTGACCAAAGGAGCCAATTCTCTTTTGGTCATGTTTGGTTGTATAAGCTATTAGAGCAAACACTAACAAATacgaagaaaaaaatagaggcACAGATTCACACAAGACAAATTTAAGGAGAgtcacaccgatgtggtgtgctatgtccttgggcaaagaagaagatgttttactatgATTGAAGAAAAGTTACAATATAGATCTCTCTCAAGAGCAACTAAATCAGGGCAAGAAAACTCGCCCAGAAACCATAACACGAAAAGCCCTAAATTTCaatacttgctcaacaagatgatagaacattatatactcctccaagtcgggTTGATCCATGGGGTCGCGGTTGATCGGGTCGCcacaaaatatgtcagagcaggtcattcttcaaaacgggttaagaattcgagacaaacttaacataagCCACCTTCTAGAATCCTTCACATCTTCTCTCAATTTTGTAATCAAGTGTACTTAATCTTGATTCATTTAAGTTCTAATAAAATGTTGATTCATTCTTGACCAATAAACATCGAGCTTTGCTGCTAAAGACTGATACTTTACCTTTTCAATATTGCCTTTGCTATTTCTCAACCGATAGTTTATTTATTGattaaaggaaataatagagTTACAATCCCTAACAGGATTAGTGACTAATCACCCCTTAAATGGAGCAAAACAATATATGATTTGTTGTGCTACATCCTCCTAGCTTTCCCAAAACAACTCAACACTTCCCTGTCTAGACAACTCATCAACTTGTCTTTTCACCACTCCTAGCATCCAAGTGAATGAGCAATTCAGGCAGGTCACTTTCCAATCCTTATCTTTTTCCTCTTGATCCTATCTTTATTAGATTGAAAATGTGAAGGGAATAGAATAGATTGAGGGAAGATTCTCTGCTCTGTTTTGTTCATGTCAATCCTGTTGTTATGAATCAAAATATTGTCATAATTATGTGGTCTCTCTGTGCTGTGGTCCAGTAGAAAGACTAGACAAAGCACAGAATAAAGCGTAATCCGTTATAAACACATCATAGGTTTCCATCTGTTGTTGTTTCGAAGTAGACTAATCTTTTGCACTTAGCTTAAGTTAGTTCGGTAATGCCTCTGTTGTCATTTCCATGTTTGAAGTTGAAACAGTGATGGATGACGTGGAAATCGACTGAAACTTactagtgttttttctttttcttgaaaacAGCGAGGATTTAGCTGTCCCAATTTTCTTTCATGATTGCAATAGGTGTCAAGTGAAAGTGCAGCTGACAAATCATAACAGACCTACTATAGATCTCACAATATTGTTGTGATTTCAACTTTTCCGGATTTGGTGTCTCATTCAAGCGAAGGAAAATTCAATGACCCATTGAAGAAATCTAAGGGAGTTCCATTGAATCGTTCTGGTTTGGAGATTTGCCAGAGGTGTCAAGTTTGTTCTGGAATCATTGTTCCACTCTTGGGGAAAATATCTAAGAAAATACTCCAAAAAGTccaattcttattttattttatatctgTGCCTCCACTCTTTCGTCATTGAAAACAGAAATAGGTTTGCCTAGAAATATCTCAAAAAAGATTCTATCATTGTTTTTTCACATAATGAGTTGTGGGGTCCATGTTGATATGCTTTATTTTTCATCAATGTGGGTCTTACgtggatgatattgttcttTGTATCGGCATTTAGAGAGGCATGCGGATTCCTCCCCACTCTGACATCATGAGATCCCTCTCTCAAGATTATATATCATGTTAAGACTTTGTGACCATTATTTGAGCTCTTCAATTAGTAAGGTGAACCTATCAATTGGGGCTCTTAGCAAAGTCATTGATGGACCTTGCCTTCTAATGCCAAGACACTGGCTTTAGATTAATCCAATCAAAAGGACAGAGAGTGTATGATAAGTTAgaaaaaatttagaaacaaaGAGGCAAAACAAGCCAAACTAAGCTGAGATTGGTGTCAAACTTGGTCTTGTTTAATTCACTGTACCAAAACAAATAATTATGTGATTCAAGTCCATGATTCACAGCCAATCAAAACAACTCTACAGCTTAtatacatttttatttattcaagcCCAAAATTTACAAGCATTATAATATAAAAGGCCAACCACATATATTAGGATGCTTTCTCTTAAATCACATGTTAGCCAAATTGGATATGCTCAACAACAACCTAGAAATgctttttgaatttttgactTTTCATCAATAATCATGTGGACCCACCATATTTGCCAAGTTAGCTAATTGTGTACCGACGCAAACATTTCAAACCGATTGATCGTAATAGGCTGCTTCATCACTGTTTAAAAACGAAATGAACTGAACATACCAGTGACTACCTAcacattttttaaattgttgagCGTACTTTAATAGTCACATGGATCTATTTGCCAAGTTGTGATGGAAGATGGTTTATAAGcccttctatatatatatatatatatatatatatatatatatatatatatatatttatttatttatttattgtaaaGAAGGTTCTAGTTCAATGGTACAATTAGGGTGACCTAATATTAGGTGTCATCTTTTTAAGTTTGGGAATGATGTTAATCATCATAGTACccaaaattaattattaaatcaaTTCACCTATAAGTCATACAGAGCTTTTCAAGCTATTACTATTTCACTTGCATTTTTCAAAAGTCTCCTTGATTGTCATGTCACTTGTTCTGAGATGAATACATTTTTTACCATTTGAATAAGGGCAATATTTAACACTCCATTTGAAAATTacattattattcatttttgggttttcttttgcaaaattaCCCAACCTGTGTTTcatttaacaaaaatacattgttttaagtttgagtttacaaaactattcaaaacaATGTTCATCCCTCAACTGAAGAGGTTTTTTGAAAGCCCCCACCTCTCTTCTCCCACCCGTTCCTatccccccttcttcttcttcttcttcttcttcttcttcttcttccatttcagGGATGCAAGTCGTTCCCAAACATTGCAACAACCATATGAATGTTGGTGATAAAACAGATGGAAGGGCAtcaaatgaaatcaaataagATGAATATAATCCAATTGGAATAGAAGGGATGGAATGTAGGATTAAAATCTCATACAAGATATAATCTTTAATCCCAATAAATCACCATAGATTAAGAATACTAAGAACAAGGGGCATACACTATAAAATTAAAAGCATACCTTGTTTGGGATCCATAGTAAAGTAAAGCACAGCTGAAAACCTTCTGATCCACGTAGTAATGTACTTCTCCTCTATTACCTTATAATCACTGGCTACATGAGAAACCTGGACACACAAGGGAGGAAGTCACAAAAAACcatatctctttctcccttctcttcagAATGCACATTGCGAATAAGATTAGGGTTAAAGGAAGGATCTagttctctatttataaagttttcTAATGGACCCACTCATCACAAGTCCAATGGTTAACTAAATTTCACACTAGCCAGCccatattaaactaattaaagctTATATATCTTACTTAACTAGACCAAATAATTAGATTGTTTTATTTAAGTACAAAAACCTAATTATTACAAGCCCACATAGAAATATTCTAACAATCTCCTACTTGGACTATCTTCAAAGCCTCACcccattattaaaaaaaaaaataaaaaaaaaaaaaaaaaaaaaaaagtgttgagGTAAATTTTTCATACTAACCACTCTGGTTAGATTTAACAACCTTAATAACTTTTCTCAACTGTTTTTGGACTTCAGtcctaaaaatcttaaatttattGAGAGACTCAGACTTTTTCTTAATCAAGAATAGATAACCATATCGGGTATAGTCATCCATTATTGAGATGAAATAAAGATTTCTATACAATGTAACTGTATAGGGTCCATTGATGTCAGTGTGAATAACCTCCAATAGGTTAGAACTATGGATTGTCGACTTCTTCTTTATCTTGGTTATTTTTCATTTACAACAGTCTACACATGTTTTTATGTCACTTCAAGAGTGGGCAGGTGTCAGACTTTATCAACCTTTTAACTCTTTTCCTAGAGATGTGACCAAGCCTTTTATGACACAACACGTAAGACTGTTCCTTAGGTAAAGGCTTTTTGAGAACAATTCTTTCAACATTATAAGAGATATAAATATCATGAGGAGCTAAATACAATCGACATAATTCATAAGGCATAGTATAGTAACCAACCTTAtttgaattaaagaaaaattaaccataacattttttatttcaaaatggtAACCACACaagtctaaaactgaaacaGAAATTAAATTCCACTTAAAAGACAGTGTATGAAAAGTATTTCTTAACATCAACTTAAAACCAGAGTCTAGAATTAAAAAGACATCTCCTAGGAATTCTACATTAGCTTGTTCACTATTCTCCACAATGAGCTTTGATTCATCCTTATTTTGCTTCCTCCAGTTTATGAGTCCCTCTGTATGGTAAAAGTAACATGATTAGTTGTACCATTATCTAGCCGCCAAAAATTGGATGGGGCTTCTGGTAAGTTAGATTCACAAATAAGTGCCAAAGAATCATTACCTGCATGCTCAAGTTTAGATAACTACTTGTACTTGGGCATTTCTTCTTCATATGACCATTTTTCTTAGAAAAGAAGCAGCAACCACCCTCGTTCTTAAAAGAGTCTTAGAACCAAAATTGTCAGATTGACCAGACTCTTTATTGATTTTCTGAGCAACTTTATTAGTATGTGATTTAAACTTTTTATCTTTACAAAAACTGGAGCTAGAAGCAAACAAGGTTGTGtgggttttctccttcttcaGTTTTTCTTCCTTAGCAACAACTCTAGAGATCAAGTCATTAATGGTCCAAGTTTCATCTTGTGAAttataattggttttgatgatctCAAATTCAGAAGGAAGAGTATTTAAGGCTTGATGGACAATGCAAGGGTCAAGAAGAGAAACATCTAAATTCTAAAGCTTTGAGTTTAGTTTGGTAATCCACCATCTGAATGATATAGTCCATAAAACCTCTAGAACCATCATACCTCAAATTGAAAAGTTTTTGCAGAAGAATTCTTATTTCAGCATTCGATGAAACTCGGTACCTGTACCTGAGTGTCACTACATCCATCATCTCCTTAGCAATGCAATCAGTAGGTAAACCACTTTTTAGGTGATCTTTTATTGACCTCTAACAGATGTGATTGCTCTTTACCTATACAGTATGCACCAATTTCTCATCATCAGTGCTCTAACCAGTGAGATTCATtggtttatttataataagggATGTGTGAATATCTATCATTTTTATGGCAAACAatataacatttttttcatttcttaaaaTCGGACCCAGTAAGAACCTCAATAGTAACCATATTATTGTTGAGAGAAAATGTgactaaaaaattaaacaatgTATATCATTATCATAATATGAGTACCATGTaacttaaaaatatataaatacataaattgAGAGTTCACAAACATCATCATGTAAATACTTTTGGGCTGAATTCATAACATGCAGTTGTAGAATCCTCCACATTTCAGCAgccataaaaatatattttaatctTTGATACCCTATCACCTTTGGGTGTATAGACTACTTGGGTCAGTCAATTCTCAATCATATGCTGTTTATATGACCCTCCAAGTACTAACACACATTCACCTCTTTTGGGTGTATGATCATACATTAGAATAGAGATATTCCACTACCGTATAAGATCGATATTTCACAAATTCAATTGAGAGTACCACTTTGGTAGCTATAACTTAATGAAATTCATAAAATTCTCTCATACCGGGACATGCTTAATGTCACTCAAATAATATACAATTTTAGACCTGAAGATGAGGGACTAAAAATTATCCTTAAATTACATTAGATGCCAATAAAATTGTTTATTACTGATAAAGAagtgaaaatagaaaataacaaaGCTACGGGGGGCTGGAGCAGCTAGTGGAAAACTCTCACGGTAACGCTCGAGAAAGGAGTATCGTGACGCCGCCTGGAGCAACCTGACCTCACACTGGGCtgctcccccctccccctccgtttccattcttctcttcattctctcgttctccctctccctctccctctcatcctctaatctccttctcttcttctccctcttcctctaatctttttcttcttcttcttcttcttcttcttcggtcTCACACTTCTAGGAGATCGTGCTTCACTGTTGCTATCTCCCCATCCCTTCCACTCTCATCTCGACCTAGATTGGGTGTTGGTCTTGTCAGAATCCCCCTGATCCACCCTGCAAGACTCACTGGCTCCTTCTTCCGTCAACGTTCTCAGGGAATGCCgctgctcttcttctttttctccctagAGTTGCTACTTTGATCGGGTTTCGCTTTGTCGCCTTCCTCCATAGCTCTGACCTGCTCTCTGTCTGCTTTGTTGGCTCCTCCCACCCCCTGTACCGACTCTTGTTGGGCTTGTTGCCACTCATCCTTAAGTCGCTGCACTGTTTGAGTATGCCATTGTGCCAATGACCTCGATATGTTCTCCTTTGGATCCTTGGCTGACCAACTCTCTGATTGAATCGCTCGTGTTATGCCCGTGCCCAAAAATCCTAggttaatttaaatttttagacATAGGTAATACACCCTAggtgacaaccactagtaaATTGTGACTTTGTCGagatttaataataaaaatatactaggaggtggggcccacacacTGGAAACACCTTGGGAAGCCCTAATAAACACCTCAAGTGAGATATACTGGCCAAAATCGGGTCATTTAGCCGTGGGACCTGGGCCGTCGCACCCGTGCACCTCAGACCACTCCCAATAGTTGGGACAACATATTGAGGAATAGATTAATATATCCAGGCACCCCGAGGTGGGCCCATTAGTGCCAAATCATAGTTTAACCCAGTAATGAGTAAAACCCCATTATTTTGCCAGATAGCCCTTAGacaacttaagtggctataaatagaagTCTTTGGACGTTCATTTATCTCTCACCAAATGAAAAgcaagagaaagggggagaagagcaagggaggaagaagaagaggggagcaAGGGGAGGGCCTACAGTTTCAAGGTAAGTCgtccctctctcttccttccattTCCACTCTCTAGTGAATTAATAGGAACCACCCCAACTAAATCTCACCTCCCCACTTACTAAACTTACATATCAGGAGTGGGATTTGATGTTAGGGACTTATCTTAACAAGACTAATGGTTCAATTTGAACCCATGAACCTTCCCTAGTGAAAGCCCCataaaaaacccccaaattgggcaacacaaaacctagaaatggggaaatttcctaaaacccaTCTTCTCATTTGTTAGGACTACGAATTGGGAGAGGGTTTAGTGTAATAGATGTATCTTAGCAAGattgatggatcaatttgagtccatgaaccctccctagtgaaatccccaatttggataacaaaaaaaccctagaaaaggtGGGTTTTACCTAAACCCTCTATACCCCACTATTCAAACTCGAAATTAGGTtgggaaaaaatgaaattaaatatatgtatagtGGATTGGGGTGACCACATAAGTCATTGGTGGTCACCACTTACACCCTCAACTAAAATTCCCTAATTTAGCTTAGTCGCGACTAGAACTTTAGGGAATTTGAATGCATTGTGTAAACATATCTTAATTAAACCATTAATTACACTTAATCTAAACTAATTGAGGTGAGTGAATATCCTCCACATATAAATTAGCCCTATAGTCATAAAACCCTAAGTTGAGaatgatttcaaagaaaagagaaataggaaaagaagCTAGAACATATGCCTATGGTCTCATTTCTCTATGGGtgatttatttcttaaaattctTATGCATCCTAGGAGTAAAACCAAGAGGTGACGAGGCACAGCGCGAGGCCATCGGTTGTCCATCATCACCTAGGACTCAAGGTGAGGGGAATTTGTGTGTTTACATGAATTTGTTGTagcataatgcatatgtggatgaactATGTTAATTTGTATATTATTATCTTGTTACTTGTGAAAattgttgatgtggcatgagaatgtaaTCTATGGTTGTGCATGTGTATTGTGATTGGGATGCAGGGTGGCCAGTGGTGGGTGCCTATGGCACTGTATGCCCAGGGTGAGTGTGCATGTATATGTggagactggggtgcaggggagccaatggttggtgccggtggcactaTATGCTCAGggtttatgtgtgtgtgtgtgtgactaagatgcagggtggccaacagtTGGTGTTGGTGGCACTACATGCTcaaggtgagtgtgtgtgtgtgtatgattGGGGTGTAGAGTGACTAATGGTTGATATTGACGACAccgcatgctcagggtgagtgtgtgtgattgaggtgcagggtggccaatggttggtgccgacggcactgcatgccTAGGGTGTGTGTATGAGTGTAAATAAAATGTGTTGTgacatattagaatgcattggctAGGAAAAAAAACTCAGGGCATAGATTGTCCAAGGTTATGGGAGATTCCGGTTACCGAGGTTGTGGGAGATTCTGGTAATGTATGCCCATAAACTGAGACCATATGTGGTCATGCTCGTGGGTGCAGCATGGCCGAGGTTGTGGGTCATTCTGGTTACAGAGGTTGTGGGAGATTTCGGTACTGCATTCCCAAGTATGATCACCTTGTAATTGTGATGTGAAATGAATCATGCTAGATTATATTGggcaaggaaaataaataggaTGCAGCATGTCCGAGATTATGGGTGATTTCGGTTACTGAGGTTGTGAGAGATTTCGATACTACTACCCATAAACTAAGAGAGTGTATGGTCATGCTCGTGGGTGTAGCATGGCCGAGGTTGTGGGTCATTCTGATTATCGAGGTTGTGGGTCATTCCAGTACTGCACTCTCAAGTTTGATCACACTCTGGACCTAGAATTTGTTATATAGGATTGTTTGATAATAATTAGATCAtgtaattgcattcatattaaTGTGGTTGAGCATGGATATTTAATTATTGtatttcttggattgtcatgattgcttatGTGTGTAAACCCTcattgggcttcgtggaagctcacccccattGTTGCTCCCTTTTTAGATATTGATTCAGGTAACCCTTTGGAAACTGTGATTGAGGTTCTGACTCTTTACGGAGGTGACATCTAGGATGAGGAGCTAGTTGTGCACGAGGATGGATGTATGTGCAATGactgtgcatttggagcacgttgaagatgggagtatcatcttctctttttgattctttttgtatagggcataactataattatgatccaaatgtgaaaacattctttttgtgtaaataagGTAGATATCAATATAAATCACCAGTTTggtatattttgtttatattataaatatgtGATCTTAGAATCATTTtgtaatcttatgaacttaaagtactgcattaTGGATCCTGGATGGAGTGTGGACACGTGTACCTGTCAatgtcaccagccttcaggtgagtggaggtggggtgtgacagctcgTCTTGGTGGTTTCTTGGCAAGGTCACTCAGCCGATAGCTGTCTCGCCATCACCCTCCGAAAGGTCGGCGTCCCCCTTCAAGGCTTTACAAGGCCCACGCCCCCTTGCTCCGTGCCTGTTGTTTCCGCTGAAATGCTGATTTATGTCTTGACGGCTGGAAGTGATAGTGTTGAGATATGCTagtagggtttggtggaactctatctctttttttcctttttgcccGTCCTCCTCCTTTGGGCTTCTAGGTTCTTGTCAACCTATGTTGggcttttgttttttatgttgTTGGGCCTCTGgctcattttattttttccatgtgGACTTTGAGTTATTTTAGACATGTCTCAAATGACATATCTTCCATTCCTCAAGCCCACTGGGCCTTGGATGCTGTCTTTTCGGACTTTGGTCACCCTTATAGGGTTTGTAATCTCCCTTAGGGGATatattctccctcccccttcttttaatgcatttattaattcacccaaaaaaatattatttatttactttaatTATCCATTAGgatatttattcttttatttttaatcccaTAAATAGTACCATGGGTACTATTCATTTTcaataattagggttttaaacatAATAGTCCTTATTGATTAGGATTTCAAACCTAATAATCgattagggtttcaaaactAATTATTCTtaatcaattagggtttcaaaattaATCATCCTTAATTGACCAAGGTTTCACCATCCTTAATTGACCAGGGTTTTGATTATGGTCTTAATTTATGGATTCAGTAAAAAAACTATAATCCAATACTCATaaatttgattaagattttAATCAAGGTTTAAATCTAATCACCCATAATACATGGAGTCAATTCATAAACTTTAATCTATCCCTTACAAATATGATTAGGGTTCCAAACCTAATCTATGGTGGCTTTGACACCAAATGAAATCTCTAACAAGATATAATCCTTAATCCCAATAGATCATCATAGATAGAtaaagaacaccaagaacaatgGACAAAAGctataaacaataaaaacgTACCTTATTTGTGATCCATAGTAAAGCAAAATGCAACAGAAAACCTTTTGATCCGCGTAAATGGGTACTTTTACTCTATTCCCCTATGATCACTAGCTATATGACGAACCTAAAGTACAAGAGAGGAAGTCACAAGaaaccctttttctttctctctagaATGGAAGTTGTTAATAAGATTAGGGTTAGAGGAGGGACCTAACTCTCTATTTTTTCATAGACCCACTTATCACAAGTCCAATAGTTAACTAAAGCCCACACTAGCCAGCccatattaaactaattaaagtcCATATGTCTCACCTAATTAGACCAAATAATTAGTCTGATTCTATTAAAGCACAAAAACCCAATTCATACAAGCCCAAATAGAAATATTTCAACATAGAAACCTAAATAACTAGAAGTAATTGGAAGTGTTGGGCAAGAGGAGACAATTAAAACTCTTCCAAAATGTTAATTCAAAATCTAAGTAAGATAAGAAGGTCTCAAGGTTCCTGGTTCATACCTTCAATGCTGATCAGGTTATGAAAAGTTGAAAAGTGAGGAGGAGAAAGGTAAGTGAGAATAATCGATTTTGcttgtctcttcttcttcttcttccactgtCTCCATCTGACTTCCTCCTAACTTTCGCTTTTTTTTTGTCACCTGGTAGACTATGAAGAATGAAGATGGCCCGTCTGGGACTAC
It encodes the following:
- the LOC122086889 gene encoding pentatricopeptide repeat-containing protein At5g66520-like, with translation MNLFKGMTERDVRIWSVMIGGLAVNGLANEALDLFREMQRDGIHPDSITFTSALCACSHAGMVAESLLILDKMSKVYNVEPTIEHYGCIVDLLGRAGLLEDALAFIKRIPIKPDVVLWGSLLVACRAHKNVEMGEMVAKEMLKLDPHHCGAHVFLSNVYASTGRWAQVEEVRSFMKEQRIRKQPGSSLMELNGDVHEFIAGDRSHPQIGQIHRMLDEIARLLSLEGYLPATRGIALDIDEEEKEQALSLHSEKLAVAFGLINTKQGAVLHIVRT